The DNA region CGCCGGACGTGCAGGTCTTCTCCGATGACGTGAAACGGTTGCCGAATACCATTCTGTTCACTGCGCCCGGCATGAAGGCCGAAACGGCGGTCATCGGATTCGACCTGGCGGGGGTAGCGGTCTCCTCCGGTTCCGCTTGCTCGTCGGGCAAGGTCCAGCCGTCACACGTCTTGGAGGCAATGGGATACCGTCCGGAGGTGTCCCAGGGAGCGGTGCGGCTCAGTATTGGCTGGTCTACCACGGAGACAGACGTGGATTTGACCCTCAAGGCTTGGCGAAAGCTCGCCGATACCTTAGTTAAGGGAGAGCGACGAAACACAGCTTGAACAGTTCTAAGCGGGTGATTTCGTCTTCAAAGCATCGTAAGAGACTTCGGAACTTGAGATCCACCGCGGTCCTTGAAACCGCGAGCGGAGGATTGAATGCCTGCTGTACAAGAGACGGTCGAGCGCGTCCGGCGCATCGACGTCGACCAGTATCGTTATGGATTTGAGACGCTGATCGAGTCCGACAAGGCCCCGAAAGGCCTGTCGGAAGACACCGTCCGCTTCATCTCGGCAAAGAAGAATGAACCGGCCTGGATGCTGGAATGGCGTCTGGAGGCGTATCGCCGCTGGCTGACCATGACCGAGCCGACCTGGGCGCGCGTCAACTATCCGAAGATCGACTATCAGGATCTTTATTATTACTCGGCGCCGAAGCCGAAGAAGACGCTGTCCTCGATCGACGAGATCGATCCGGAAATCCTCAAGACCTATGAGAAGCTCGGCATCCCGCTCCGCGAAGTCGCCGTTCTCGAGGGCGTCGAGCCGCCGCCCGGCGGCCCGCCGTCGGCCAATCGCAAGATCGCGGTCGATGCCGTGTTCGATTCGGTGTCGGTCGCGACCACCTTCCAGAAGGAGCTGAAGGCGGCCGGCGTGATCTTCATGCCGATCTCGGAGGCGATCCGCGAGCATCCCGAGCTGGTGCAGAAATATCTCGGCACCGTCGTGCCGACCTCGGACAATTACTTCGCGACGCTCAACTCGGCGGTGTTCTCCGACGGCTCGTTCGTCTACGTGCCGCCGGGCGTCCGCTGCCCGATGGAGCTGTCGACCTATTTCCGCATCAACGAGCGCAACACCGGCCAGTTCGAGCGCACGCTGATCATCGCCGACAAGGGCTCCTACGTCTCCTATCTCGAAGGCTGCACCGCGCCGCAGCGCGATGAGAACCAGCTGCACGCCGCCGTGGTCGAGCTCGTCACGCTCGATGACGCCGAGATCAAGTATTCGACAGTGCAGAACTGGTACCCCGGCAATTCGGAAGGCAAGGGCGGCATCTACAATTTCGTCACCAAGCGTGGCGACTGCCGCGGCAAGAATTCCAAGATCTCCTGGACCCAGGTCGAGACCGGTTCGGCGATCACCTGGAAGTACCCGAGCTGCATCCTGCGCGGCGACAATTCGAGCGGCGAGTTCTACTCGATCGCGATCTCGAACGGTTTCCAGCAGGTCGACTCCGGCACCAAGATGATCCACCTCGGCAAGAACACGTCGAGCCGGATCATCTCCAAGGGCATCGCCGCCGGCAAGTCGCAGAACACCTATCGCGGCCTCGTCAGCGCGCATCGCAAAGCCACCGGCGCGCGCAACTACACCGCCTGCGACTCGCTGCTGATCGGCGACAAATGCGGTGCGCACACCGTGCCCTATGTCGAGGCCAAGAATTCCTCGGCGACGTTCGAGCATGAGGCGACGACGTCGAAGATTTCCGAGGACGTGCTGTTCTACTGCATCCAGCGCGGGCTCTCGCAGGAAGAAGCCGTCGGCCTCGTCGTCAACGGTTTCGTGAAGGACGTGCTGCAGCAACTGCCGATGGAGTTCGCGGTGGAAGCGCAGAAGCTGATCTCGATCAGCCTTGAAGGTTCGGTTGGCTAATCCATCCCGCTGACGGCGCGGCCGACGCGCCTTGCGGATGATGCTCAGGAAAAATCAGATGTCTCTGCTTGAAGTGAAAGATCTGCAGGTTCGTGTCGAGGAGCGTGAGATCCTCCACGGGCTGTCGCTCACGGTGAACCCGGGCGAGGTGCACGCGATCATGGGGCCGAACGGCTCCGGCAAGTCGACGCTCTCCCACGTCATCGCCGGCAAGCCCGGTTATGAAGTCACCGGCGGCCAGATCCTGTACAAGGGCGAGGACCTGCTGGAGATGGCGCCCAACGAGCGCGCCGCCAAGGGCGTGTTCCTGGCGTTCCAGTATCCGGTCGAGATCCCCGGCGTGACCACCTGGAACTTCCTGCACGCGGCGCTCAACGCCCAGCGCAAGGCGCGCGGCGAGGACGAGATCTCGTCGCCGGCCTTCCTCAGGAAGGTCCGCGAAGTGGCGAAGTCGCTGAACATCCCGCAGGACATGCTGAAGCGCGGTGTCAATGTCGGCTTCTCCGGCGGTGAGAAGAAGCGCAACGAGATTCTGCAGATGGCGCTGTTCGAGCCGGCCGTCTGCATCCTCGACGAAATGGATTCCGGCCTCGACATCGACGCGCTGCGGATCGCCGCCGACGGCGTCAATGCACTGCGCTCGCCGGAGCGCGCGATGGTCGTCATCACCCACTATCAGCGGCTGCTCAACTACATCGTGCCCGATTTCGTGCACGTGATGTCGAAGGGCCGGGTGGTGAAGAGCGGCGGCAAGGAACTGGCGCTGGAGCTGGAAGAGTCCGGTTACGCGCAGTTCGAAGACGCTGCCTGACAAATGCGGGTTCTCAGATGAACGTTGTTGCAAAGACCGAGACCGGGCGGGCCCTGGGCGATGTGTTCGCCGTCGCGCGCGACCGTCTGCCGGGCAAGGGCAAGATCGCCGATCAGCGCCGCGAGGCGTTCGAGGCCTATGAACGATCAGGCCTGCCGCATCGCCGGATCGAGGATTGGAAATACACCGACCTGCGCGCGCTGATGCAAGAGGTGCTGCCGCTGGCCCCTGCGCCGGATGCGGCAGCCCTGGGGCTTGCCGCTGCTGCGGTCAAGCTGCGGGCGATCGACGGCGTGCGCCGCCTGGTGCTGGTCGATGGCGCGTTCGCCTCCGACCTCTCCGATCTCGGTAATCTTGATAAGGGTCTGAGCATCCGCCCGCTGCGCGAGGTGCTCGACGCCGGCGAGGACGCGCTTTCCGCACAGGCCTTTGCGTCAGACACGTCCAATCCGATGATCGCGCTGAACGGCGCGATGGCGACCGATGGCGTCGTCATCGACGTCGCCAACGGTACGGTGCTGGCCCAGCCGCTGCACATCGTGCACGTCGCATCCGGCGCGACGCCGGCTGCGATGTTCACGCGCTCGCTGCTCCGGCTCGGCCGCGATACCGGCGTGACGCTGGTGGAGAGCTATCTCGCCGGCGAGGGCGCCAAGGCCTACCAGACCCATGATGGGCTGATCGTCGCGATCGGGGACAATGCCCGGCTCGATCATGTGCGTCTGGTCGAAGACAGCGTTGATGCCTTCAACATTTCCTCGGCGACCGTGACGCTCGGCGCGCACGCCCATTTCAACACGTTCGGTCTGACCTCGGGCGGTCATGTCAGCCGCTATCAGCTGACGGTCACCTGCGCCGGCGAAGGCTCCAATGTCGAGACCAACGGCGTCAATCTGATCAACGGCAAGCAGCACGCCGACACCACGCTGTTCATGGATCACGCGGTGCCGCATTGCGCGAGCCGCGAGATCTTCCGGGCCGTCGTCGACGACCGCGCCCATTCCGTATTCCAGGGCCGCATCATCGTCCGTCCCGACGCCCAGAAGACCGACGCCAAGATGATGACGCGGGCGCTGCTGCTGTCCGACGACGCGGAAGCCGACAACAAGCCGGAGCTCGAGATCTTCGCCGACGACGTCACCTGCGGTCACGGTGCGACCACCGGTGCGCTCGACGAGAGCCTGCTGTTCTACATGCGCGCCCGCGGACTGCCCGAGAAGGAAGCGCAGGCGCTTCTGATCCAGGCCTTTGTCGGCGAGGCGATCGAGACGATTGCCAGCGACGCGTTGCGCGAGGTCGCAATTGCCACCGCGCAGCGTTGGCTTCAGGCGAGGGCGTGAGCATGCACAAGGCGGTCGCCAACGGTTCTTACGACGTCGCCCTGGTGCGGCAGGATTTCCCGGCGCTCGCCATGCAGATCTACGGCAAGCCGCTGGTCTATCTCGATAACGCGGCCTCGGCGCAGAAGCCGAATGCGGTGCTCGACCGCATGACCGAGGCCTACAAGAGCGAATACGCCAACGTGCATCGCGGCCTGCATTACCTCGCCAATGCCGCGACGGAGGCCTATGAGGGCGCCCGCGGCAAGGTCGCGCAGTTCATCAACGCCCGCCGCACTGAAGAGATCGTCTTCACCCGCAACGTCACCGAGGCGATCAACCTGGTGGCATCGTCCTGGGGTGGAGTGAACATCAAGGAGGGCGACGAGATCGTCCTCTCGATCATGGAGCACCACTCCAACATCGTGCCGTGGCACTTCCTCAGGGAGCGCCATGGTGCAGTGATCAAGTGGGCGCCGGTCGACGACGACGGCAACTTCCTGATCGAGGAGTTCGAGAAACTCCTGAGCCCGCGCACCAAGATCGTCGCGATCACCCAGATGTCGAACGCCCTCGGCACCCTGGTTCCGGTCAAGGAGGTGGTCCGGCTGGCGCACGCCCGCGGCATTCCGGTGCTGGTGGACGGCGCGCAGGGCGCGGTGCATCTGCCAATCGACGTCCAGGACCTCGATTGCGATTTCTACGCCTTTACCGGCCACAAGGTGTACGGGCCGACCGGCATCGGTGCGCTGTACGCCAAGCACGAGCATCTGGTGGCGATGCGGCCGTTCAACGGCGGCGGCGAGATGATCCGTGAAGTGGCCAAGGACTGGGTCACCTATGGCGATCCGCCGCACAAGTTCGAGGCCGGGACGCCGCCGATCGTCGAGGCGATCGGGCTCGGTGCTGCGATCGACTACGTCAATTCGATCGGCAAGGAGCGTATCGCCGCGCATGAGCATGAGTTGCTGACTTACGCGCAGGACCGCTTGCGCGAGATCAACTCGCTGCGCGTGATCGGAACCGCCCGCAACAAGGGTCCGGTGATCTCGTTCGAGATGAAGGGCGCGCATCCCCACGATGTCGCGACCGTGATCGACCGGCAGGGTATTGCGGTGCGTGCCGGCACCCATTGCGTGATGCCGCTTTTAGAGCGGTTCAACGTCACGGCCACCTGCCGCGCATCCTTCGGGATGTATAATACAAGGGAAGAAGTCGACCATCTGGCGCAAGCGCTGATCAAGGCGCGGGAATTGTTCGCATGACCGATACAGCCGAAGTCAAGACGGCCACCATGGAAACCACCTCGGCTCTGCCGGCGGAGGAGACCGAGCGCATGAGCGGCGAGATCGTCGCGGCGCTGAAGACGGTGTTCGACCCGGAAATCCCGGCCGACATCTACGAGCTCGGCCTGATCTACAAGGTCGATCTCAAGGATGACCGCTCGGTCGACATCCTGATGACGTTGACCACCCCGAACTGCCCGGCCGCCGGCGAGTTGCCGCAGATGGTTGAGAACGCGGTTGCCAGCGTCCCCGGCGTCGGCGTCGTCAGCGTCAACCTGGTGTGGGATCCGGCCTGGACGCCGGACCGGATGTCGGATGAGGCGCGCCTCGTCCTCAATATGTGGTGATGCGTTAGAGGATTGAGCCTAAGCTCGAGATTGAATTGCCGCTGGGACTGACCACATGAGTGACATGACACAAGCCGCACCGACCCCAGCCAAGCCGAAGCGACCGCGCCCGCAGGTCATGAGACTGACCGATGCCGCGGCGGAGCGGATTACCGAGCTGACCCAGCGCGCCGATTCCGAGATCGTCGGCCTGCGCGTCGGTATCAAGAACGGCGGCTGCGCCGGACAGTCCTACACCGTCGAATACGCCCATGAGATCCGTCCGACCGACGAAGTGGTCGAGGACAAGGGCGTGAAGATCCTGGTCGATCCGAAGGCCGTGCTGTTCCTGCTTGGCACCGAGATGGACTACGTGGCCGACAGGATGCAGGCCCAGTTCGTGTTCAACAACCCGAACCAGGTCTCCGCCTGCGGTTGCGGCGAATCGGTGCAGCTCAAGCCGGCGACGGTCTGATCGCCGCTGCGCCCTCGCGAGCGCACAATCGCGCTCGCGTTTTGGATCCTATACCCACCATCGTTGCATGTTGACGCCGTCGTCGACCATACTGCGCTGCCAACAGGCTGCGGCTGGCGCGTTTGCCTGCGCTGGAACAATGGTGGGCATATGGACCGCGAATTCCTGACCGACCTGTTCGCCGATTTCGGCCCGGTCACGCTGCGCCGGATGTTCTCCGGCTACGGCATCTCCGCTGACGGCACCAATTTCGCGCTTGCGCTGCGCGCCGGGCTCTACTTCCGCGCCGATGAGGAGACCATCCCGCGATTCGAGGCCGAAGGCTGCGGGCCGTTCCAGTACCAGACGCGCGCCAAGACGGTGACGGTGAACTCGTACTGGCAACTGCCGGCGCGGCTGTTCGATGATGCCGAGGAGCTCGCGGTCTGGGCGCGTTCTGCCCTCGGCGCCGCCCAGCGCGCCGCGCTGCGCAAGCGGCCGAGGAAACGACCGGCCGCGCCGAAGTCGAAGACGCCGGTGAAGAAGGCAGCTGCAAAGAAGGCAGCGGGAAAGAAGACGCCGGCGCCGAAGCCGAGCACAAAACCGTCTTCAGCTTCGAAGAAGCGCGTGTAATCCTGAGCGGCGCGGATTACGCGCGTCCCAAGGCACGTTCAGGGTTCACGCCACCCGAGTCTGGGTCTCGGCGCTGTATTCCGGATCGGCTTCGCAGATCACGCGGTTGCGGCCGGCGCGCTTGGCGCCGTAGAGGCAGGCATCGGCGCGCTCGATCAGGGAGTCGGTGTCGTCGGCCGGCTTCAGTATGGAGACGCCGACCGAGATCGTGACACGGCCGAGGATCTCGCCGGTCGACTTCTTCTTCAGTTCCTTGGCCATCACGGCGCGGCGGATGTGGTCGGCAACCGTCAGCGCCTGGCGCAACGCGGTGTTGGGCAGCACCACCGCGAATTCCTCGCCGCCGTAGCGGGCGGTGATGTCCTGGCCCTTGATGGTCTGCTTCAGCGTTTGTGCCACCAGCCGCAGCACCTGATCGCCGGTGAGATGGCCGTAGGAGTCGTTGAACGACTTGAAGTGATCGATGTCGAACATCAGGAGCGACAGCGGCTCGCCGCTGGCAAGCGCGGCCTGCACCGCCATGTCGATCGAGCGGTCGAAATATTTCCGGTTGCCGAGGCCGGTGAGCGGATCGGTCAGGCTCTCGGCGCGGATCGCCTCGAGGCTGTGCTGCAGATCGCTGATCTCCGACTTCGACAGCGCAAGCCGGTTCTCCAATGCCTGATTGGTCTCGCGCATCTCGCGCGTCGATTTGGCCAGCCCCTCGACGATGGTCTTGATCTGGTCGCGGGTGGTCGCGGTCGAGAGCCGGTCGCTGGCACCGACGAGGCTCGCGTCGTAGGTCGCGGACACGCCGAGCGCATCGGTGATCAGCCGCATGACGGCGTCGATCTCGCCGATGACGCGCGCGCCGACCTTGTCGATGCGGTCCGAGGTCTTGATGTGCGAAAGGTAGGTTTCGTAGATCTGCTCGAGATCGGATTCAGAGAGCTTGCCGCTGCGCGCCAGCGTCTCGTTGATGACCTTGTTGAGCGGTGCGTTGTATCCGGTCGCGTAGACGTACCAGATTTCGTAGTTGCGCGGCACGGCGGTCTGGCGAAGCGAGCGGATCTGGCCAAGCGCGACTTCGGCAAAGGCCAAAGTACGTTCGTGTTCGTCCAGCAGCTTGACCACTGTCACGTCCTCAATACACGCAATGCCGGTCATGCCCGGCAGCAATGACTAAATTATTGGCGCGAGGGTACGGGACGAGAATGAAGGCAAGGTAAATAGTGGAACTACGGGGATTTCGCCGCGACTAATGTCGTACGAGCTCGATTCCGTCGCGGGTCGAGCTCGGCTTTCGCGAGCGATTCGCTTAATCGCCATTGTGTCGCGAAACTGAGCGCATTTGCTTCAAACGCGAGCGATCAGCGCGAGCGTCGGTCGCCGGCGACGATACAGACTCCGCAGGATACCGCCGCTGGTGCGGCGGCATCGGAGCCGGTCTTAGGCGCGTGCGCGCACAGGTCGCAGCAGGAAGGCGGGCAGGTGCGAATGATCGGCGGGCTCGTGGTCCACCTCGCGCTGCGGCCGGCGTGGCTCGGCGCGCCCGATCGACGGCACGTGCGACGGGGTGGCCTGGGGCGAAGAGTTGCGGCCATGGCGCGGTTCGCGCTCCGGCTTGGCTGCACGCTCCTGGCGGGGTTCCTGGTCCTGACGCGGCTCACGTTCACCGTGACGCGCCTCGCGTTCACCCTGACGCGGTTCGCGTTCACGTCGCGGCTTGCGGCCGCCACGGGCACCATCGCGCGAGCCTTCGCGGCTGCGCGAGCGGCGCGGCGCACCGTCCTCGTCGGAGGCCTCGCTGTGAACGGTGTAGTCGCCCTCGGCGCGCGGGATCGGCTGGCCGATCAGCTTCTCGATCGCCGTCATCGACTTGCTATCGAGCGAGGTGACGATGGAGATCGCGGTACCGGTGCGTCCGGCGCGGCCGGTGCGGCCGATGCGGTGGACGTAATCGTCGGGGTGGTGCGGCACGTCGAAATTGAAGACGTGGCTCACCGCGGGAATGTCGAGACCGCGGGCGGCGACGTCGGAGGCGACGAGCAGCGGAATCTCGCCCTTGCGGAATTGATCCAGCGCCGCGGTGCGGGCGGACTGATCCATATCGCCGTGGAGGGCGCCGACACTGAAGCCGTGCT from Bradyrhizobium sp. B124 includes:
- the sufB gene encoding Fe-S cluster assembly protein SufB, translated to MPAVQETVERVRRIDVDQYRYGFETLIESDKAPKGLSEDTVRFISAKKNEPAWMLEWRLEAYRRWLTMTEPTWARVNYPKIDYQDLYYYSAPKPKKTLSSIDEIDPEILKTYEKLGIPLREVAVLEGVEPPPGGPPSANRKIAVDAVFDSVSVATTFQKELKAAGVIFMPISEAIREHPELVQKYLGTVVPTSDNYFATLNSAVFSDGSFVYVPPGVRCPMELSTYFRINERNTGQFERTLIIADKGSYVSYLEGCTAPQRDENQLHAAVVELVTLDDAEIKYSTVQNWYPGNSEGKGGIYNFVTKRGDCRGKNSKISWTQVETGSAITWKYPSCILRGDNSSGEFYSIAISNGFQQVDSGTKMIHLGKNTSSRIISKGIAAGKSQNTYRGLVSAHRKATGARNYTACDSLLIGDKCGAHTVPYVEAKNSSATFEHEATTSKISEDVLFYCIQRGLSQEEAVGLVVNGFVKDVLQQLPMEFAVEAQKLISISLEGSVG
- the sufC gene encoding Fe-S cluster assembly ATPase SufC; the protein is MSLLEVKDLQVRVEEREILHGLSLTVNPGEVHAIMGPNGSGKSTLSHVIAGKPGYEVTGGQILYKGEDLLEMAPNERAAKGVFLAFQYPVEIPGVTTWNFLHAALNAQRKARGEDEISSPAFLRKVREVAKSLNIPQDMLKRGVNVGFSGGEKKRNEILQMALFEPAVCILDEMDSGLDIDALRIAADGVNALRSPERAMVVITHYQRLLNYIVPDFVHVMSKGRVVKSGGKELALELEESGYAQFEDAA
- the sufD gene encoding Fe-S cluster assembly protein SufD, with the protein product MNVVAKTETGRALGDVFAVARDRLPGKGKIADQRREAFEAYERSGLPHRRIEDWKYTDLRALMQEVLPLAPAPDAAALGLAAAAVKLRAIDGVRRLVLVDGAFASDLSDLGNLDKGLSIRPLREVLDAGEDALSAQAFASDTSNPMIALNGAMATDGVVIDVANGTVLAQPLHIVHVASGATPAAMFTRSLLRLGRDTGVTLVESYLAGEGAKAYQTHDGLIVAIGDNARLDHVRLVEDSVDAFNISSATVTLGAHAHFNTFGLTSGGHVSRYQLTVTCAGEGSNVETNGVNLINGKQHADTTLFMDHAVPHCASREIFRAVVDDRAHSVFQGRIIVRPDAQKTDAKMMTRALLLSDDAEADNKPELEIFADDVTCGHGATTGALDESLLFYMRARGLPEKEAQALLIQAFVGEAIETIASDALREVAIATAQRWLQARA
- a CDS encoding cysteine desulfurase, coding for MSMHKAVANGSYDVALVRQDFPALAMQIYGKPLVYLDNAASAQKPNAVLDRMTEAYKSEYANVHRGLHYLANAATEAYEGARGKVAQFINARRTEEIVFTRNVTEAINLVASSWGGVNIKEGDEIVLSIMEHHSNIVPWHFLRERHGAVIKWAPVDDDGNFLIEEFEKLLSPRTKIVAITQMSNALGTLVPVKEVVRLAHARGIPVLVDGAQGAVHLPIDVQDLDCDFYAFTGHKVYGPTGIGALYAKHEHLVAMRPFNGGGEMIREVAKDWVTYGDPPHKFEAGTPPIVEAIGLGAAIDYVNSIGKERIAAHEHELLTYAQDRLREINSLRVIGTARNKGPVISFEMKGAHPHDVATVIDRQGIAVRAGTHCVMPLLERFNVTATCRASFGMYNTREEVDHLAQALIKARELFA
- a CDS encoding SUF system Fe-S cluster assembly protein; its protein translation is MTDTAEVKTATMETTSALPAEETERMSGEIVAALKTVFDPEIPADIYELGLIYKVDLKDDRSVDILMTLTTPNCPAAGELPQMVENAVASVPGVGVVSVNLVWDPAWTPDRMSDEARLVLNMW
- a CDS encoding iron-sulfur cluster assembly accessory protein, with translation MSDMTQAAPTPAKPKRPRPQVMRLTDAAAERITELTQRADSEIVGLRVGIKNGGCAGQSYTVEYAHEIRPTDEVVEDKGVKILVDPKAVLFLLGTEMDYVADRMQAQFVFNNPNQVSACGCGESVQLKPATV
- a CDS encoding TfoX/Sxy family protein: MDREFLTDLFADFGPVTLRRMFSGYGISADGTNFALALRAGLYFRADEETIPRFEAEGCGPFQYQTRAKTVTVNSYWQLPARLFDDAEELAVWARSALGAAQRAALRKRPRKRPAAPKSKTPVKKAAAKKAAGKKTPAPKPSTKPSSASKKRV
- a CDS encoding GGDEF domain-containing protein, whose translation is MVKLLDEHERTLAFAEVALGQIRSLRQTAVPRNYEIWYVYATGYNAPLNKVINETLARSGKLSESDLEQIYETYLSHIKTSDRIDKVGARVIGEIDAVMRLITDALGVSATYDASLVGASDRLSTATTRDQIKTIVEGLAKSTREMRETNQALENRLALSKSEISDLQHSLEAIRAESLTDPLTGLGNRKYFDRSIDMAVQAALASGEPLSLLMFDIDHFKSFNDSYGHLTGDQVLRLVAQTLKQTIKGQDITARYGGEEFAVVLPNTALRQALTVADHIRRAVMAKELKKKSTGEILGRVTISVGVSILKPADDTDSLIERADACLYGAKRAGRNRVICEADPEYSAETQTRVA